In Candidatus Cloacimonadota bacterium, the DNA window TCATTGAAAATAAATGTATAACGAATTTCCGCAAACAAAAAGAAAAAGAAGATTTGCCGGGGATGAAAAAAATATTAAATCGATCGGTTCAGATCATTCAGGAAAGATTGATCAAACTATCTGTAGAATTATACAAACCGGATGTTTTAATTGAACCGGAAGTAGGAAATATTAATATATTCGATTTTTATAAAGCAGAAGAAATAATCGAAAAAGGTTATAAATCTGCCAAAGAAGTTTTAAAAGAAAAATAAAAAAAGCAGGAGAAATTTATGGGAGAAGGATTTATTCTTGGAAACAGAATATTGGATATAGTTGTTGTTTCTTTGGTAGTATCGCAAACAATAAAAGTTATTTTTTATATATTCAAAGAAAAGAAATTGAATTTCAGAAAATATCTTGATACCGGAAGTATGCCGAGTTCCCACTCTGCATCAGTTTCTTCTCTTGCTACGGCAGTGGGAATATCGGAAGGTGTGGAATCTGTTTTTTTTGCTATCAGTATAATATTTGCAGTAGTTGTTATGTATGATGCCACCGGTGTTCGTCGGGCAGTGGGTAAACAAGCAATTGTTCTAAACAAAATGATAGATAATATTCGCAAGAAAGAAAATGCTAT includes these proteins:
- a CDS encoding divergent PAP2 family protein, producing the protein MGEGFILGNRILDIVVVSLVVSQTIKVIFYIFKEKKLNFRKYLDTGSMPSSHSASVSSLATAVGISEGVESVFFAISIIFAVVVMYDATGVRRAVGKQAIVLNKMIDNIRKKENAILFEENLKELIGHTPLEVLAGALLGVAIAFVMS